The genomic region TCCTTATTTCTCTTACCATCCCATAATGTTACAAGAGCTAACAAGGAGTCAAAGACCAAACAAGAGAAATATAGATCATTGAAAGAAAGTGAAAACTAGACTAGAATAAATACAGGGACAAGAAATCTTGTAAATAAGTGTCCTACCTTTTCCTCCCATAATGGGGATTGGACATCACATCCTTTCCATTCACACCAGCCAAGTGTAATGAGCCATCATTACAAAAAGCAATCAACTATCATTAGCAATGGGATTTTTAATTTCCATGGGGATTCGATCATGTCCCCCACCATTATATATTAGGTTGCTTGACTCTAACATTAGCATAAGCGTGACCAACTTTATTACCTTCACAAAAAACATGGGAGATTTTataatcatcaaaatatttaagtATTTCAATGCTATCAAGCATTAAGATTTTGATTGTCCAAGTAGGAGCCTAAACATCCTttaaatagttgataatgtttaaTGAGTCACTCTCTAGCCAGATCTTCATAATTAGTGATTCCACAACCTACAAGCAGTAACCCCTCTTAAACCCAGGAGGGAGTCAAACAAAATATCAGTAGGGAGCAAACCCATCacccaagccaactcacctactTGTGCGAGCTATTTTGTTAGAaagaattattattaatattttatttaattataatatataaatgctaaatataattaatatataatttatattatttagttATAAATTTAGAGCAAAAATATTAGTGTTCTATTTTtactaaaaattaaatattaaatttaaaactttaatgtTTTTATTGTAGGTAAGAATAtggtttaattttaataataacattATATCTTGGTgtaatgatttttttgtcttttctaatgtttaaatattatttttaaattttaagatAATAATAGGATAAGTTTTTGTCACATGTTCTTTATATCATTATAATTTatgtttttattaaatttttatatttcAACTAACTCACTATCAATATGGATTAATTCATTGCATTTTTAAGAAAAACTTTCAGTTATTGTTTTCAATAGAAACAAAAGTGTATTTGCTAGCTTATTTTGTTCCCATATTAGTCTTCTTTGTCTCTAGGAATGAGATTTTATATCCACCCAATAATTTTTTGAATGTGTTCTATTATTCTCTTTCATCatgttatatcatcaacaaaaatgagAACTTGACATTTTATATCCACCGAACAATTTTTTGAATGTGTTCTATTATTGTCTTTCACCATGTTCTTTTATCCATGAAAACTAAGAacttttatatgtgtatgcattcaCATTATTCTAACCATGCCGATACTCTAGACATTGTTCACCTAGTTATTTATTATATTTGTGTGTACacattcttctaatcatgtcaAACTATGTTAACATGgttatttatcatatttatcatattattCTTCTAATCCTGCTAATCGTGTCCATGTTATAGAGCTAAAAGTCTATATAGAGTCTATCGTGTCAAACTATGTTAACATGGTTATTTATCATATTTGTGTGTAAACATTCTTCTAATCATGTCTACTAAGTTAGTTTATAGACTGTGTTAACTTGATTATTTATCATATTATTCTTCTAATCCTACTAATCATGTCCATGTTATAGAGCTAAAAGTCTATATAGAGTCTATCGTTTCACTCATGGTTAACATTTACACTTCATGTGTACAAAGATATCATAAATAATTATCTTACTTTTATTGACTGAAATCATCTTTAATACCTAAACTAAATATTATTTTTACAAAATagttaaatttttctttttaaaaaatcattcttaaaatttgatttttgacaTTAATCTTTCAATTTTTATCTAAACCAATTTACACTCCCAAATCCCAACCCATAAAATTTTCTTTTGATATACAAAATCCAAACCCATAACCTACCTCTTAACTCAATTAATTTTCCATACTCTTCGCTGTCATGTACACAATTTTCATGTTTATAAAAGTTGATTGACTCCGTTGTTTCTCTCAAACTCCCTCGCAATTGACTTATTTACAACACCATGTCCTTTGTCTACCCTCAGTTACTCAGCTGGGTGAGCCCTCTAGGGTTTTTTAAACTAACCTACCCAACTCCCAACTCCCAACACATAACCTACATGGTAACTGATTTAGTATTCTTATTATATTTTAGAACTCTTTTCTGTCatgtaataaaattttatttataccAAAAGTTATTGACTTTGCGTTGTAGTTTGACTTTGGTCGGGTTCTTTCTGCTTATTTATACCTCACATCTCCTTTCTTTACATACCATCGGTTAGATACTCAGCTGGGTGAGCTCTTTAAGTTTTAGGGTTTAGGTCGATCTCTCTCAGCTGGGccggatttagggtttagggtgacTGAAGCTGATTTACCTGAGATACTCAGCTGGGCGTGACCTCTCTCAGCAGGGGCGGATCTGAAGTTGATTTACCTGAGATGCTAAGCTGGTTGAGCCCCCTAGGGTTTTTTAAAGTAACTTCAGTTAGGGTATTTCAAGTTTAGGGTACAATGTTGTAAATAAATCCATTGTTTTGTTTAGGGTATTTCAAGTTTAGGGTATAAAACGAATTGGGCTGCTCTAATCTAGTTTTTCAATTCGGTACAATGTTGTAAATAAATCCATTGTTTTGTTTTCTTCAGATTGAGGCTTATCAGATCCCAGGATTATCATATCTGCTAGGTGTGTGGAGAGTGCAAGCTGTAGATCGAAGCCAAATGAAGCTCGAAAGAGAAGATTGGAGTCTATTTTCTGCAAGAACGTCTTCTACTGCTTGGGCTCTCCACGACACTAGCAGATATGACCAAATAAAGCACATTTCGGCTGAGCTGCAGCCCCCCCATGATGCTGTGGAAGGCATGAACGTATTCTACTGGTTCCAAAATGCCCGTGCAAGAGAGAAACGGCCAAAAAAGAAAGGAGTATAAAATATTTTGCATTGTCTTTCCAATTATATGTTCTATGAGTAAGATTACGGCATCTTTCTGAGCAATATATATTAATATGCAGGAAGAGGAAGTGGATAGTGGAGCTCGCAGGAATCCATTGGTGGATACGTCTGATATCAGAAAATTGGAATCATTTCATTTGCATGCAGATATGTAAGGGTGTTGGCATTCCTGCAAAACTGGTTTATGTTTTGTGTAGTGTAGGGTTTCACAAACAGAGTCTGACTGAGGACATTCTAAATATAAAAATGTAGTAGCGCATGGTCTATGTTGCTGTGATGCAACTAAAATAAGATTACGTTTCTAGATCATGTACCACTTGCAAAGTTTTTATATATGACATTTTCAATATTCTCATATTTGGATTTCGGATTGATTTGGCAAGGCGAATATGTTGT from Cryptomeria japonica chromosome 3, Sugi_1.0, whole genome shotgun sequence harbors:
- the LOC131054763 gene encoding protein WUSCHEL-like; its protein translation is MKLEREDWSLFSARTSSTAWALHDTSRYDQIKHISAELQPPHDAVEGMNVFYWFQNARAREKRPKKKGEEEVDSGARRNPLVDTSDIRKLESFHLHADM